tgtaatcgctgccaagggtgcctcaaccaagtactgagtaaagggtgggaatacttatgtacatgcaatatttcagttttttatttttaataaatttacaaaaaattctacaaaacctttttcacttcgtcattatggggtactgtgtgtagattgatgagaaacaaAAGGAATGTAATctgttttggaataaggctgtaacataacaaaatgtggggaaagtgaaggggtgtgaatactttccggatgcactgtatatgtgtcTCTTTGGTAAGGAAAGGTGTTAtattgggtatatatatatatatatattactcaagTCGGCCGTTTGGTTCATGTAAAAGAATGCATGGTTCTTTACGATAAGACTTCAGATTTACAAGTGTTGAACCAGCTCTTACCGAGCCATAGAGTTTCCCCTTGTTGCTCATAGCAATAAAGAGACCGCTCCTCACACCGAAAAGGCTCACCACTCCTCGCTCCACGGGGGAGATTTCTAGAAGACCTaggatgaaaagaaagacagtAATTATCAACAAAATACTGCGGAATAAATGCACACTGAAAGACCTCTTGCTGGAAGAAAACAACGCTTAAGACCTGGATCGGCATGAGATAGGTCTGCAGATTAACACATGCACAAATCAATGTACTATATAATTGTTAAGCTGCAAAAAATAAGGGCTGATAAAGTCTAATGGCCTCATTACTTTAGGGTATTTCTGGCAAAACAAGAGCAAAGTTATGTCCACTGGAGCTGGAGGTTTGGGCAGCAGGCAAACTGCAGAGGTTCACTGTTAAAGAGGAGCCATGTCTTggctgcatgtaaaaaaaaaaagaccaacaaGGTGAACGACTTGGACATCAGAAGCCAATATTGATgaggtaaaaacaaaacaaaataaaacaaaacaaaacaccatgTTGTCCGGAGGTGACAAACCAAAGATCACCAGAAGCAAAGACTCAAAATGCTGATGGCAGAGGTCCTGTGGAGGAGGAACATTCACCCAGTAGAAAGTTGAACAGTCGCTGATTGACCGCCCTGCAGGGCACCAGAGGTCAGACATCGATGTTTTATACATTGCAGGGGTTGCTTTAGTGACTATTTACTTTTTGTTATGGATGACAATTGGAGCCAATGCCGGGATCTTATTTTAAGACAACCACAAGGCCTCGCTGCATACCTGGAGGTTAACAGTACAGGGCAATgcaacagagactaactgtaATGGATGTGGTAATAAAGCCAGTATGGCAGGTTGGGTTATATCAGGGTCACACTACAGACACCAGAGGCCGATAACTACAAAAGGTTCCCAGCTACACGTCATTTATATTTGACATTTACAAGGACCTTCAGCTGCTTTTTCCAGCTCTGACTTTATTGATTTCTCTCTTTATTGCTATTACTTCTCCTAGAGTAATATTTGAACTGAATAAAGTTATTTCCAATTCAAAAACATATTTTGGTCTCACGGTGGCGCCGTACTAGCTGTTCACACATGTCCGGTGTTGGTGACCCTGATTTTAAAGTGACACCTTTCAGACACATGTAGACTGAGCTTGGTTTACTACTATAGCCAGACAGGAGTTGGTCTGCCGCCACAGTATGCACGACATCTGTATGGCAGGAAATAGTATAGGAGTTTATATCAAAGTTAAGATTTCAATGTGATGGTACAGAAGAAATAAGACACCTAGGATGTTTAGCGGGCTGTTACTGAAGgcaacacattgatgaaaccctaCAGGAGCTTTATTAtttctgcttcttctgcttctgcttctgcttctgcctcttctgcttcttcttcttcttctgcttcttcatcttcttcttcttcatttcttCTTATTAACACTTCTCCTCCATTAACTTTTGAGCTAGAGCCACAAAACCCGCCCAACTTAAAGGCCTCTGTTTGGGCGATGTTGATTGTGTGTATATGACCGAtatctccctccatccctccatttcATCCCTTCTTTCCACTCAATTTTTACCACTGACTCGACATTGGACCTTCTTACTGGCCCCCACGCACGTCACGCTAGACAGTGACCAAACTTGCTGTGATGATAAAGACCCCGGCCCACATGTGGACTTCTTATTTTCACCATAAATCCCTTTTTTTTCCATCTCTCACTTTCTTTTCAGCCTGCTTTTCTTCCATTCATTTTTCAAAAGTCTAGAAATGTACTTTGTAattcatattgtgtgtgtgtgtgtgtgtgtgtgtgtgtgtgtgtaagttagTCCCTAAGCTATCAAGGCAGTGTAATGCGGAGCAGCTTGTCATGCCTGGAGGACACAGGGGGTTCAAATTAAAACAGTATATTTGAAGAAGAGATCACCTTTACACTTTGCCAGACCACGTGAAGCCAAAGAAAGATAACAGGAAAACATGGGGAAGAGGAGATGAAGACAGCAAAAGGCAAAGGACACAAGTCGAAGTGGAGAGCAGACGTGGGTGTTGTCTGGACTCGGGTTCCCAGTGCGAACCGGCAGCCGTGTGAGCCGCGGTGGACAGGTTGTTGTGTCTGTCAGGTTCAGCGTTACAGATAAAAAGCCGCTCTCATGGCACTGGGGGCCGTTCTGGAGAACAAAACCGGCATGCTTCCTCTCAGAGAGACTAATATAAAGGCTATGGACGGGATACTGCCCATACGGGCTTTGCGGTTCATCTTTGCTAATCTGCATGGCCCCAGCAGTAAAGCTGTGACTTGTAGGGAGATGTGGGTGCTTTTCGGCCAACAGTGATAAAATCGTTAGTATTTTGATGGGGAAATTTGTGACAtgagaagaaaaaataaataaatcatgaaaCGTTGACACACCAGGATAAGTATCTCATCTCATGTGCTCAGTTCTGTTGGAAATGTTGGGTGTGGTAAAACCAAACTACAGATGACTGCAGCTGATAGCCCACAGTTGTCATCAAAACCCTCAGATCTTGTTATTATACTGGTGCGTCCTGACACCAATGAACCGTGCCCAGGGCCCTGCAGGCTttacaacagacagtgacagCAGGGTCTACTGCCATGCCCCCCCCTCTTTCCCCTGGCCACCGCCTCTCCaagaccaaaaaaaagaagaagaaaaaatcctGTTCGAAGCAATCTGTCTCCTCTTCAGTGTCAACATTCACCACATggaaaaacatgcaaacatgcacatgcatgaaGGTTTAAAGGAGGTGAAATGATGACTGGCTGTGCAGACACGCCGCATCACTTCAACGTTCAGTTGGAATAAGAAAAGACACGGAAGTGCTGAAAGGGTGCAGAAATCAGCTAAACCCTCCACGAATTGAGAAGAGATAGGTGATGGGGGTGCACAGCTCATACCCGTAGGTGTGCGTACAATCCCCATTGGGGGAAAAAGTGTCAAACCCTGACACTGATAAAGGTGTCCAAATCACCTGAGACAGTTAGGCTATGGCAGACTTCACTTTTAAAATGAGCAGCATGGCTGGATAAACACATTCAATAGCAGTGCTGTATATCATATGAACATCAGCAACCTTTATGTAGAATTCACTACAAATCATTAAAGTTTCCAAAAACAGGTCTGTAGTCAGCCTAAAAAGGATAGgcatttttgtttttctctctcctctcaaaAAGCGGAGCTTTGTAAGGATGCATGATGACATGATCCAGGAATACGTCATACTTTATAGTCATAAACTTGTAATTTAGCGGAGGGATGAACACCTCATGAATATTTCAGGCTTATAATAAACACCATATGATAATGAGCATGTGCTATAGGCGCTCACACTTAGGTGAGGCTGTGGGTGTCggcgtgcaccccccccccccatgcaggaCCAGGCGAGGGAAACAAGGTCGCTTACTGTATCGGTCCTCGCTGTGCACGCCGGTGATCTTCCCGTCCGGCAGGACCTGGATGTGGAAGCCGATGCCCACGTTACAGTAGAGCCTCCTGAGTCTCTTAATCCCCATCAGGTAGTCTCCGTCCCCGGCCACGTCGTCCCTCTTGTCCCAGGCGGAGCTCCCGGCGCGGCCCGGCGCGTCCCGGTGCGGCCGGCCGCTCTCCACGCTGCCGTTGGTCTTCACGCTCCTCCAGCTGATGAACGGCACGCGAGCGGAGGAGCCGCACAGGAGGAGTCCGTACAGGAGGAAAGGGAGCAGGTACGTGTGGAGCGACATCTCCTGCTTACCACTCATCCCGCTCCAATAACAGCGATAACGATAGtaacaacaatagtaataacaatagtaataatattaataatagtaataataataataacggcaGAACTAGTGTTTATTTGAACGAATCAAAATCTTTTGAAAGTTGTGTGACGGACTCCGGATCTGAGACACGTGCCTCAGACCGAACGGTAGGTAGGACGTAACCAGATGGTCCAAAGAAGCGTATATATGCCTATGGTCGCCAAACGTACGGAAAAGTAGGAATCGAACCAAAAGCGTGTGGTCGGTgggacgggggtgggggtgggggtgggggggttacacTACTCTCGCAGTCTTGTCGGTTGTTGTCTCAGTGACGCAGCGAGCTTGTCCGTGGTCCATGTGTTGCACCGCTTAAATGAAACTTCGCCGGACTTTGCATGTCGTCCACGTGCAGCTCGCGCCGCCTTAGAATAAGCTTGATCGATGCCTTTTAGCCCAAATAATTGATGGGGGTAACACGagaccgtttttttttttggtcagcctCGACGTAGCTGCGCGGCCGAAGCACTTTGATTCTTCTGGTACCGGACCTGCTGTCCCGGAGCATAGGTAGCCCACCAAAGCACGCATGTCCCCCTAGCAGCCACTTGCCATACTTATATGCTGACCCTATATCATTACATCACGCTGCCCGCTGTGACGGACAGGTCGCCGTCTCGGACGACGCGCATCTTCTGTGCCTGCCCACTTTCTTGGGCGCTGCGGGATGCCCACCCCGACCCTGGAAATGTATAATGTGATGGCGTTAACTGCCCGCAGACTGGTTCAGGACGCAAATCGGTCATCAGAGATTTGGTCAAGAGGCTGCGGAGTCTATTCTGCAGTCCTATTGAAAAAGAAGGACATGTagggtatgtctgtgaatgttctcattcatccaggtcatagttatccaaaggaaccaggtccagttgcacttgattcgatCCCTTTGGATGTAGGGTATGTATGAAGAAACTGTAACGTGTTGGCTAAGAGTTCATTTCCTTTCCACAACAGTCTACTTTCATTCAAGCTTCATAACACACCCAGTCCGCTGCTTTTACTGGGATTTCTGCAGTGAGCTGCAGCGTGGGATTACACTACATAGGTTTCACATTTTTTAACAACTAACCGATCAACGTGGCCAGTGAATGAGGTGACTTTTGAAAAACTTGTATGACTACCCTGGTATAAATGTTCTGCACGTACAACAACGTGGGTTTTATTCCTTCAGCTGGGTCCATGAAATGTGGACTGATTACATGTAGTTTACTAACAGGACTACAACATTCAAAACTAGCTGGCCACTgtgatatcagaatcagaatcatgtttatctgCCATGccacacaaacatggaatttgactccggttttgtggctctctctgtgtgcttaacatagaataacaacactacaacacaacaatcttcagatatatacacaaggattgacttatacaggtgaaataagaggtgataaagtacaatatagtgcagagaatatattagagatgctgaaatagatgttagcaggttacttacatacatgcccgaggtagatgtacatgacaaagCCTACCAGTATACGTACGATGCATAGCACAGTATAGtacatacaaaatggttggatttattgacagtgttaagtattCATTTTAATGACAACCTGCCCCCGGCGGAAATAaacttttttatttgtttttttaaattggctgttttggggtacagtgctctgtagcgcctaccagagggaaggagttggaacaggttgtgaccggtctgcagtgatgttgcctgcccgtttcctgagtctggaggcgtATGTAGTACCTGTTTAAATTTTTTaatatcgtagcgaattcggggggggggggggtaaccacaggaactgccgaagccgggacgcgaacccgcagccgggacgcgaaccggtaTCTCAcgcgccgcgggagacatcgctgaccgcgcTCTCCCGAAGGAGGGCGGTAGTGTaaggtgcatggataagtggacccgtgggtcggatcctttagtcgagcggtcagcgatgtctcggtgcgggttcgcgtcccggcttcggtagtttctgtggttgccccgAATTCGTGACAATATATTGTTTGTTTGCATTTCCCTTATTTGCATTTATAGGGTTGAACTGTATTTTTCTCTGTGAAGCAAGTTCCAAAATGTATCAGTTAAGAATAATAGATGCGGCGTAACTGTAAAAGCCGTCTTCTTGAGCAGTCCTCGAACTTGTCGCGCACTGTTAAGAGTTTTTCTACTGGTTTAGACAGACGTCACTCACGGAGAGAGAGCCAGTCACTTTCCACTTCCTAACCTATGAGGCGTAAGGGGTGGGACAGAAGTGGAGCGGAAGAGACGAGATCGGAAAGAGAGGGAAACGGCTAATTAAGCCCACTAAAGTTTGTTAAGTACGGCTCTTTAAGTTTTCTGTTGACTGCATTGTTTTCTTGGTTGGTGCTACCCTGGTcaagggaagagtgagtgagcTGCGTGAATCCATGGTGGGCGGTAAAATCACTTTATTGGCGCTAATGCTGCGATCACGTTATGAGCGATTGCTAATTAGCCGACGCGGTCGCTAGCTAGGATTGTGTGCGTGGAAGAAAACGTACTTTGCACCGAGTTTTCTGAGTGAGTACGGACTCTTGTTTGAAACTATAATCAAATGAACATTGAAGTTAAGATGAACAGATAGTTTATTGGTGGCTGTGAATTTTGAATAGTGTGCTTCGGACCTGCCGGCCAAACAGCGATGGTGCCGTGGTCCGTGGGCTCGCCTCTGCATGATAGCAGCTGGCTGGCTGCACAGGCACGCCCGCCGCAGGAGCCTTGTCCACCACACAGAACTGGACATCGCTGGACACGAGGGTCTGAACTGTTCACAGCTTCCGAGTGTCCAAGGAACAGTGAgtactgaaacacactgaaaaGGGATTCAAATGAGCTCCAACATGTGCGCCAACTTTATGGTACCAATAGTCTGTAAAATCCCGGTTAAGCTACACCTACTGAaaggtttatttttattttttgttcttttcctttttgtGAAATGAATGAGTTATTTTGTTATAGCATTTAAAAATTCTGGTACAGTATTTTCTTTGTTGATGTTTAATATGCACAATGGACTAGTGTAGTGTGGTGAAAACACAGTGCATGGGAGTTTTCTTTTGCTCACATTAACAGTATGGCTAAACATTAAGCTAACCAGGCCTCTCTGCAACCCTAGTCAGAGTCAAATACTTGATCAGTTGTTATGCACATCCAAGATTTTAGTAGACCTCTTACAAATTCATCTCCCATGCTCATCTGTATTATAGAGGTGTCAGGTATGTTATAACTATCAAGTTTTTTGGGCCCCGATCCAATTTCAGTCATTTAATATTGCCATCTGCCAATACCGATCCGATCCGATACATTTTCCTAGAATAGCCAATCCAAGGTATATGCTTGACAATTGAATAGCTCTGCAATGCATTAAGAAAGAAAATACCTGCATCCAAGCGGTTCCTTaatgggtttttatttattttcaaaataaacagtATAAATATGCCTCTTATCACAAGTCCACTTGTAGTGCAGCACTGGTTTTAATATGTTCTTTAACAAAACAGCCAAGTAATTGTAAACAAACTAAAATATATAGCTTATCCCACTTAGTGCAAATAGTCCCAAATCTTGTCTGTTTCCCACATGTTCAGCATCTCCTTGATTGCGTGTTTGACATGCTCTGCTGTATGAGACTCACGAAAGGGATGTACATGCAATACTGCAGACTTCAACTCAAAAGCGGAGTTGATCCAGTGTGCAGTGACGCTAAGCAGTGACATAGGGCTAACATCAAACTCCAAATGTCTGCAGTAAATGCAATAGCCTTCACATCTGATAAAAGACCTCGTAGGTGGTCATGAACCCTGTTGTacagctccggcagggctgtgCATGACATGTAGTGTTGGGAGGGTAGGACATAACATGGCTCTAACAGCTCCAAAAGACAGCAAAAACCAGTGTCTTCTACCACAGCGATGGGCTGGTCATCCAAAGCGATGAATTCAGCCACTTCTTCAGTTATCTTTTTGGCCTTGTCGCTAGTGGGAGgaaatttctctctctttttaaaaGTACCCTACAGTGTGAGTTGCTTCGGTGCAGCCTTCGCCTTGGTTAGCTGAGTGAAGTCGTTAAATTCCGTTTCGTGTTTTTTAGGTGCCTAATCAAGTTAGTGGTATTGTACGCAGCTCTACAAAAACCGCCCCGCGAAATGCTGATGCAAACAACAGCCACTTGCATTGCAAGCATTGCAAGTGGCTGTTGGGCTATTTTCAGTTTCTATTTTAAAATAAGGCCACACTTCAGACATTTTAGCTGCGTCCTGGTCATGCCTGATTCTGCTGCAAATTGTGCTCCCCGTTTACGACAGCTGTGTGACAGCAGACTGAGCGGAGGtgtcacaaaacaaaacaaaagatcgGACTTATTTTCTGCTCAATCTGATCCGATCTCTTAAAAAATGCcattgagaacacacacacacacacacacacacacacacacacacacacacacacacacacacacacacacacacacacacacacacacacacacacacaaagagaaatgTGTGGGAGGGCTACATGTGTAAATGCTGAATGGAGAATAGGTTGGCACCAgttattttctctgcagacctaactgtccattgtagtctgtccctgtcctgtttggtggccgaaccaaaccagacagtgatggatgtgcagaggacagactggattattgcagtataGAACTGAATgggcagttcctgaggcaggttgaatttctagagctggcagagaaagtacatcctctactgggcctttttgatgataacATTGCTGTCACCTGAAAACATCAGACGGTTACTTCGGGTGGGGCTGGATAGAATGTTACTTGTAGGTATTTGACATCACCTTTTTCCTAGatgtctaaaaaaacaaaacatgttgtgTGTGATTATTTTTGTCTTCCCTCAAGCTTTTTCAGCACACTGGTCACCTATTCGTAACATACAGCAAGCGGGCAAACTCTAGCAGGTGAAGCGCGAAAAATTGTCCAGAAAATCACGGCACAAGGAgggaatgagatttttttttcttgttggcGCCGCTTGTGATTTCTCCCTCTGCAAATGAGTAATTTTCTAAGTTATTCATAACTAACATACTTTTATTAAGTTTTAATCATTTCCTCAGCTAGaatgattattttttttgtgatttgTTTGTCTGAGGATATCCATAAAAAACACGTGCTGTGCAAGATGTGCTGCTTCGCAACCTCGTAAAACAGTTTCTCTTCGTCCAGGTTGACTGCTGACTGGTGGGAAAACGGAAACGTTAAGTACGTCAGCGTCGATTTTGACCAATGAAAATTGGTTTGAGGTGGAGCAAGTGTGCGAAACTTCACAAAAGTAGAGCCAGGGCGAGTGATTTTTCAAACAAGCGACACTCGCTTAGCTTTTTTGCTGATGCACAGAGCAGGTTAGGACATCCTCATTGGGAAAAACAAACAATCTGATGTTTGCTCTGCATCCAGTTGGCCTATATACTTGTTACTCATTAGAAGGTCACAAGCATTATGGGACCGGCCAATTTTCACTTTCTTTGAGACATCTTGACAGTGATAGATCAATACTGGGCTCAACATGAAAATGTTGGATGGCGGCATatttgcattgctgaggcaggctgaaactttcgtccgcagttgctccgcttccagGTTCTTGACCCAGCACCgacctgacaacatccccaccgacacagcggctggggaaggggggAAAGTCCacattatcctaactgggcgtttgtcaaagccaggaagacatccaaacagtgcacc
The window above is part of the Lampris incognitus isolate fLamInc1 chromosome 6, fLamInc1.hap2, whole genome shotgun sequence genome. Proteins encoded here:
- the LOC130114575 gene encoding fibroblast growth factor 4-like: MSGKQEMSLHTYLLPFLLYGLLLCGSSARVPFISWRSVKTNGSVESGRPHRDAPGRAGSSAWDKRDDVAGDGDYLMGIKRLRRLYCNVGIGFHIQVLPDGKITGVHSEDRYSLLEISPVERGVVSLFGVRSGLFIAMSNKGKLYGSGHFSEECKFKESLLANNYNAYESAAHPGMYIGLSKTGKTKRGNRVTPAMSVTHFLPRT